A window of Fusobacterium sp. SYSU M8D902 contains these coding sequences:
- the hprK gene encoding HPr(Ser) kinase/phosphatase, producing MISEKKVPIREFISHLNLEIINEGNMDFQIEIPSIYQIGYELIGFFEVDEELNKYIHIYGRKEAKYLMNLTSEERSRIFDNYFSHNFPALIATNESIIFPELIASAKKYNKTFLKSMRRTSATIREAKFFLSKRLAKEEMFNGYIFLDVMGIGVLLTGYEDAKLGVTIELLERGHRLITDNHLIMKRVAENDLEGYNRIDKSTMDSHFFLDNQKDNNKIDVTTLFGIKATRKMKRIDMLIVLEEWQEKKFYDRLGLDEVYEEFLGGKIPKWTIPVRKGRNLAIIIETAALNYRLKMMGVNSAEFFMKESQKLIQANKKKQGEKNMSNKKVLSVMQLKNQFNLKVLSGEEHLEETMIETTSIHRPALALAGFVENYKDAAYIGVQIFSKAEFKYLSTLSEEERIKNLEKYLQFKLPILVLTADVEIPDYFLKMVREREMILCRSSFKKASQVIANFNSFLETYFTPNISLHGVFLELYGFGVLLTGKSGVGKSETALELIHRGHRLVADDLVKFMKDTSGDIMGTAANLPYFMEIRGLGIIDIKTLYGLGAVRINKKLDIVIELKEQESCNDYLTSVDYQNSMAEILGNDIPKMVLYISSGRNAAAMVEIAVMNLMASKLGHDPKKLYLEGLKRMTKEERKVLGVKIDEEENE from the coding sequence TTGATTTCAGAAAAAAAAGTACCTATAAGAGAGTTTATCTCTCATCTCAATCTAGAGATTATAAATGAAGGAAATATGGATTTTCAAATTGAGATTCCAAGTATCTATCAAATTGGTTATGAACTCATTGGTTTTTTTGAAGTGGATGAGGAACTTAATAAATATATTCATATCTACGGGAGAAAAGAGGCTAAATATCTTATGAATTTAACATCTGAAGAGAGATCTCGTATATTTGACAACTATTTTTCCCATAACTTTCCAGCACTTATTGCCACTAATGAGAGTATAATATTTCCTGAATTAATAGCTAGTGCTAAAAAATATAATAAAACTTTCTTAAAAAGTATGAGAAGAACATCTGCTACCATTAGAGAAGCCAAGTTCTTTCTATCTAAAAGATTGGCTAAAGAGGAGATGTTTAATGGATATATATTTCTTGATGTAATGGGAATCGGTGTACTTCTTACTGGTTATGAAGATGCTAAATTGGGAGTTACAATTGAGCTTCTTGAGAGAGGGCATAGACTCATCACTGACAACCATTTAATTATGAAAAGAGTGGCTGAAAATGATCTAGAGGGGTATAATAGAATAGATAAGAGTACTATGGATAGCCACTTCTTCTTAGATAACCAAAAAGATAATAACAAGATAGACGTCACTACTCTTTTTGGTATAAAGGCCACTAGAAAAATGAAGAGAATTGATATGTTGATTGTACTAGAGGAGTGGCAGGAGAAAAAATTTTATGATAGACTTGGATTAGATGAAGTCTATGAAGAGTTCTTAGGTGGTAAGATTCCAAAATGGACTATCCCTGTTAGAAAAGGGAGAAACTTGGCTATAATTATTGAAACTGCAGCTTTAAACTATAGACTAAAGATGATGGGAGTCAATTCAGCAGAGTTTTTTATGAAGGAATCTCAAAAACTAATACAAGCTAATAAGAAAAAGCAGGGAGAAAAAAATATGAGTAATAAAAAAGTTCTTTCAGTAATGCAACTAAAAAATCAATTTAACTTAAAAGTTCTTTCAGGTGAGGAGCATTTAGAAGAGACAATGATTGAAACTACTAGCATACATAGACCTGCTCTAGCTCTTGCTGGTTTTGTTGAAAACTATAAAGATGCTGCCTATATTGGAGTACAGATATTTTCCAAAGCTGAGTTCAAATATCTAAGTACCCTTTCTGAAGAGGAGAGAATTAAAAATCTAGAGAAATATCTTCAGTTTAAACTTCCAATCCTTGTTTTGACTGCAGATGTAGAGATACCTGACTACTTCTTAAAAATGGTTAGAGAGCGTGAGATGATACTTTGTAGATCTTCATTTAAAAAGGCATCTCAAGTAATAGCCAACTTTAATAGCTTTTTGGAAACATATTTTACTCCTAATATCTCTCTTCATGGAGTATTTCTGGAACTATATGGTTTTGGTGTTCTATTAACTGGAAAAAGTGGAGTAGGAAAGAGTGAGACTGCTCTTGAATTAATACATAGAGGTCATAGATTGGTAGCTGATGACTTAGTTAAATTTATGAAGGATACCAGTGGAGATATTATGGGTACTGCTGCTAATCTTCCTTATTTTATGGAGATTAGAGGACTTGGAATAATTGATATCAAGACACTTTATGGACTAGGAGCTGTTAGAATCAACAAAAAACTTGATATAGTCATTGAATTAAAAGAACAGGAATCTTGTAATGATTACCTTACTTCTGTTGACTATCAAAATAGTATGGCTGAAATTTTAGGAAATGATATTCCTAAAATGGTTCTCTATATATCTTCAGGAAGAAATGCTGCAGCTATGGTTGAGATTGCTGTAATGAATTTAATGGCTTCTAAATTGGGTCATGATCCTAAAAAACTGTATTTAGAAGGTTTAAAAAGAATGACAAAAGAGGAGAGAAAAGTCTTAGGAGTTAAGATTGATGAGGAGGAAAATGAATAA
- a CDS encoding bifunctional oligoribonuclease/PAP phosphatase NrnA, translating to MNNFNDIIDKIKQVNGDIIITSHVNPDGDAIGSGLALTLALKNLGKNVRFVLQDNYPSNIKFLEKIDLVEVYNADENYTPKLVICVDSATAERVGETKMLFKDNFVINIDHHISNTLYGDLNYVEEISSTSEVIYKFLKHCNIALTLDIAEALYTGLVNDTGNFSHDNVTYHTFKMASELKRVGANSSKIVREFFNNKPLPAIKLLGKAMFEMKFDEDKKLASHFISYADLLEYNAKKEDTEGIVEKLLAFNEAEVSLFLREDKPGVIKGSMRSKHEVDVNKIASIFGGGGHRKASGFTSTLSADEILKLVLKEM from the coding sequence ATGAATAATTTTAATGATATTATAGATAAAATTAAGCAAGTGAATGGAGATATAATCATTACATCTCATGTTAATCCTGATGGAGATGCTATTGGTTCTGGTTTAGCTCTTACTCTTGCACTTAAAAATTTAGGAAAAAATGTTAGATTTGTCCTTCAAGACAACTACCCTAGTAATATTAAATTTTTAGAAAAAATTGATCTAGTAGAGGTTTATAATGCTGATGAAAACTATACCCCTAAACTTGTCATATGTGTGGATAGTGCAACAGCTGAAAGAGTTGGAGAGACTAAAATGCTTTTTAAAGATAACTTTGTAATCAATATAGATCATCATATAAGTAATACCCTATATGGAGATCTTAACTATGTAGAGGAGATCTCTTCTACAAGTGAAGTTATCTATAAATTTTTAAAACATTGTAATATAGCTTTGACTTTGGATATAGCTGAAGCTCTTTACACTGGCTTAGTTAATGATACTGGTAATTTTTCACATGACAATGTTACTTACCATACCTTTAAAATGGCAAGTGAATTAAAAAGAGTTGGTGCTAACTCTTCAAAAATTGTAAGAGAGTTTTTTAACAACAAACCTCTTCCAGCTATTAAATTACTAGGAAAAGCTATGTTTGAGATGAAATTTGATGAAGATAAAAAGTTAGCATCTCACTTTATCTCTTATGCAGATTTACTTGAATACAATGCTAAAAAAGAGGATACTGAGGGTATTGTTGAAAAGCTACTTGCCTTTAATGAAGCTGAGGTCTCTCTCTTCCTTAGAGAGGATAAGCCTGGAGTAATAAAAGGAAGTATGAGAAGTAAACATGAAGTTGATGTAAATAAGATTGCTAGTATCTTTGGTGGAGGAGGTCATCGTAAAGCCTCTGGTTTTACTAGTACCCTTTCTGCTGATGAAATATTAAAACTTGTTTTAAAAGAAATGTAG
- a CDS encoding CsgG/HfaB family protein, producing the protein MLKKIAVTICSLFLMLGCGSAEIKSNISKEDNFSNLREYDVQKANLNLKSRLVIGKVKNYSRFGTQRNDSIYKDILISEFSNSKRFTILEREDLDSVMEELAFSSNLGQKSILAKQRFLDTDYVIVASVSKYGVKITGNKTLISKTKYQTGEAVVELKVIDVLNGKVWSVTGEGSSSVKFETVLGAGTYGSLNNLEEEAFRAAIIQGVEKVIEKIDSAPWTASILKKSGNKIIINSGFENNLKLGTKLNVYKQGEAVEYNGEILGYEETLVGTATVESYIGDKAASLSYEGMDFSLPAVVKLK; encoded by the coding sequence ATGTTAAAAAAGATTGCTGTTACTATATGTTCTCTCTTCCTAATGTTAGGTTGTGGAAGTGCTGAAATTAAAAGTAATATATCAAAAGAGGATAACTTTTCTAATCTTAGAGAGTATGATGTACAAAAAGCAAATTTAAATCTTAAAAGTAGATTAGTTATTGGAAAAGTTAAAAACTACTCTAGATTTGGAACACAAAGAAATGATAGTATCTATAAAGATATTCTTATCTCTGAGTTTTCAAACTCTAAAAGATTTACAATCCTAGAGAGAGAAGATCTTGACTCTGTTATGGAAGAGTTAGCTTTTTCAAGTAATCTTGGTCAAAAATCTATCTTAGCTAAGCAGAGATTCTTAGATACAGATTATGTAATTGTTGCTAGTGTGTCTAAGTATGGAGTAAAGATCACTGGGAATAAAACTCTTATCTCAAAAACTAAATATCAAACTGGTGAAGCTGTTGTTGAGTTAAAGGTTATTGATGTTTTAAATGGTAAAGTTTGGTCCGTTACTGGAGAGGGTAGCTCAAGTGTAAAATTTGAGACTGTATTGGGAGCTGGAACATATGGTTCTCTTAATAATCTGGAAGAGGAAGCTTTTAGAGCTGCTATTATACAGGGAGTTGAAAAAGTTATAGAAAAAATTGACTCTGCTCCTTGGACAGCATCTATTTTAAAAAAATCTGGTAATAAGATAATTATTAATTCTGGTTTTGAAAATAATCTTAAGCTTGGAACTAAGCTAAATGTTTACAAACAAGGGGAAGCTGTAGAATACAACGGAGAGATCTTAGGATATGAAGAGACTCTTGTTGGAACTGCTACAGTTGAATCATATATTGGTGATAAGGCAGCTAGTTTATCATATGAAGGTATGGACTTTTCTCTACCTGCTGTGGTAAAATTAAAATAA
- the sepF gene encoding cell division protein SepF, producing MEKDFDIVFVKPKKYEECMRCVDYIKEDKIVHINLMDLDSKESQRILDYISGAVYIKEGDIVNPGESIFCTIPKNKKHLFDYKPLNGRFNEDEIEEIVPSYKNK from the coding sequence ATGGAAAAGGATTTTGATATTGTATTTGTTAAACCAAAAAAATATGAAGAGTGCATGAGATGTGTTGACTATATTAAAGAAGACAAAATAGTACATATCAATCTTATGGATTTAGATTCAAAAGAATCACAAAGAATATTAGACTATATTTCTGGAGCTGTATATATAAAAGAGGGAGATATTGTAAACCCTGGTGAGAGTATTTTCTGTACTATCCCTAAAAACAAAAAACATCTTTTTGACTACAAACCATTAAATGGAAGATTTAATGAAGATGAGATTGAAGAGATTGTACCAAGTTACAAAAATAAATAA
- a CDS encoding TSUP family transporter, which produces MFEDFFTNIDISSFLFLGVACFFASFIDAIAGGGGLITVPAYLASGLPAHTALGTNKVSSSIGTIASTWKFAASGKINWKMVRTMVPFSLIGAFIGVKTVVLIDSKYLYPIAIILLLLVLVYSLMNKDLGEENNFLGLNSKNIRNGRIMAIIMGFYDGFFGPGTGSFLIFALIRIFKLDFTNASGNAKILNLTSNLASMFLFIYLGKVNFFYSIPIGIIMIFGAILGAKMAVTKGTKFIKPMFLIVTSIVLFKMILESMLGIDVGGLVKEFFLSITRSF; this is translated from the coding sequence ATGTTTGAAGATTTTTTTACTAATATTGATATTAGTAGTTTTTTATTTTTAGGAGTTGCTTGTTTTTTTGCTTCGTTTATTGATGCTATTGCTGGTGGAGGGGGGCTTATTACAGTCCCGGCTTATTTAGCCTCTGGTTTACCTGCCCATACAGCATTGGGAACAAACAAAGTTTCATCAAGTATAGGAACTATAGCAAGTACTTGGAAGTTTGCAGCTTCTGGTAAAATAAATTGGAAAATGGTTAGAACTATGGTACCTTTCTCCCTTATTGGAGCATTTATAGGAGTTAAGACCGTCGTACTTATAGATTCCAAATATCTCTATCCAATAGCTATTATTCTACTTCTTCTTGTTCTTGTTTACTCTTTAATGAACAAGGATCTTGGAGAGGAGAATAATTTTTTAGGACTCAATAGTAAAAATATTCGTAATGGAAGAATTATGGCTATTATTATGGGATTCTACGATGGATTTTTTGGTCCTGGAACAGGTTCTTTCTTAATATTTGCTCTGATTAGAATTTTTAAATTGGACTTTACAAATGCCAGTGGTAATGCTAAAATTCTAAATCTTACTAGTAATTTAGCCAGTATGTTTCTCTTTATCTACCTTGGCAAAGTTAATTTTTTCTACTCTATTCCTATAGGTATTATTATGATATTTGGAGCTATTTTAGGGGCTAAGATGGCCGTTACAAAAGGAACTAAATTTATTAAACCAATGTTCTTAATAGTTACCTCTATAGTTTTGTTCAAGATGATTTTAGAATCTATGTTGGGTATAGATGTAGGTGGATTAGTTAAAGAGTTCTTTTTATCCATCACTAGAAGTTTTTAA
- a CDS encoding zeta toxin family protein, with protein MERGQYTEIEFEKAYERIERRLIENISITKEKRAFILGGQPGAGKSGLTAVLEGENKNLILINADEFRKKHPHYKELKEEFGDEYVAHTQKFIGKMTETLIDRLSTKGYNIIVEGTLRTKEAPLKTRDILKSKGYDVELCIIQVRPEDSLLGTHQRYEKMIELGTVARGTPKEAHNIVIKTLPENLSFLYNGGYFSDIRIYNRELECLYSMKKTPEIDPGILMKREFERVLTESEKENLKVKYNKLIEKMEKRDATSQEIERILEEKREI; from the coding sequence ATGGAAAGAGGACAGTATACAGAGATTGAATTTGAAAAAGCATATGAAAGAATAGAGAGACGTCTTATAGAAAATATAAGTATTACTAAAGAAAAAAGGGCATTTATCTTAGGGGGACAACCTGGAGCAGGAAAAAGTGGATTAACTGCAGTATTGGAGGGGGAGAATAAGAATCTAATACTTATAAATGCTGATGAATTTAGAAAAAAACATCCACATTATAAAGAGCTAAAAGAGGAATTTGGAGATGAGTATGTAGCTCATACTCAAAAATTTATAGGGAAGATGACTGAGACTCTTATAGATAGATTGAGTACAAAGGGATATAATATAATAGTTGAGGGAACTTTGAGAACAAAAGAGGCTCCTCTAAAAACAAGAGATATATTAAAGAGCAAGGGTTATGATGTTGAGCTTTGTATAATCCAAGTGAGACCTGAAGATTCACTATTGGGAACACATCAACGTTATGAGAAGATGATAGAGTTAGGAACAGTGGCAAGAGGAACACCAAAAGAAGCTCATAATATTGTTATAAAAACTTTACCTGAAAATTTGAGCTTTTTATATAATGGAGGTTATTTTTCAGATATAAGAATATATAATAGGGAGTTAGAATGTTTATACTCTATGAAAAAAACTCCTGAAATAGATCCTGGAATTTTGATGAAAAGGGAGTTTGAAAGAGTTTTAACAGAGTCTGAAAAAGAGAATTTAAAAGTTAAATATAATAAGCTTATAGAAAAAATGGAGAAAAGAGATGCTACTTCTCAAGAGATTGAGAGAATTTTAGAGGAAAAGAGAGAAATTTAA
- a CDS encoding alpha-galactosidase → MSINFNNKTKEFHLSNNNISYIIKILRNGQIGQLYFGKKIKHKESYSYLLESKSRPMAQYLYENDFSFSLDHIKQEFPSYGTTDHRYPAFEIKQENGSTITEFEYISHKIFKGKKKLVGLPAVYVENEDEATTLEIFLKDKMIEIELVLSYTIFEKYDVVARNAQFINKGENSVDITRALSLNLDLPDYDYELLQLSGAWSRERYIKTRKLEMGIQAISSTKGISSNDQNPFIALKRPETTETLGEVIGFSLIYSGNFLAQVEVDTYDVARVSLGINPFGFTWHLENNERFQTPEAIIVYSDSGLNKMSQTFHNIFGKRLVRGEWRDKFRPILINNWEGTYFDFNDEKILNIAKAAHKMGVELFVLDDGWFGTRNDDKQGLGDWVSNKNKLKNGVEGLSHEIDKIGMKFGLWFEPEMVNKNSELFKRHPEWILHVPQRNQSHGRNQFVLDYSRREVIDYIYDMMFKIIKNSKISYIKWDMNRYITECYSVAYPPQRQGEIFHRYILGVYDLYERLIKAFPNILFESCSSGGARFDPGMLYYAPQCWTSDDTDAIERLKIQYGTSLVYPLSTMGAHVSVVPNHQLQRITPLETRAGVAYFGNFGYELDMSKLTEEENKKIKIQIDFYKKYRHIFQYGIFYRLLDPFKNNIVSWMVVTEDRRTAIVGYYKILNDVNCAYRRIKLQGLDPDLKYEISNLNYPEEIATKYCYGDELMNIGLITTDSSSGQVLDGSRVSHDFDSTIYILKVE, encoded by the coding sequence ATGAGTATAAATTTCAATAATAAAACAAAGGAGTTTCATCTTTCAAATAATAATATAAGTTATATTATCAAAATATTAAGAAATGGTCAAATAGGTCAACTATATTTTGGAAAAAAAATAAAACATAAAGAAAGTTATAGTTATTTACTTGAAAGTAAAAGTCGTCCTATGGCTCAATACTTATATGAAAATGATTTTTCTTTTTCATTGGATCATATAAAACAAGAATTTCCAAGCTATGGAACAACGGATCATAGATATCCAGCTTTTGAAATAAAACAAGAAAATGGAAGTACAATAACAGAATTTGAATATATATCTCATAAAATATTCAAAGGGAAAAAAAAACTGGTTGGATTGCCAGCAGTTTATGTTGAAAATGAAGATGAAGCTACAACATTAGAAATTTTTTTAAAAGATAAAATGATAGAAATAGAGTTAGTACTTTCGTACACTATTTTTGAAAAATATGATGTAGTAGCTAGAAATGCTCAGTTTATAAATAAAGGAGAAAATTCAGTAGATATAACAAGAGCATTAAGTTTAAATTTAGATTTACCAGATTATGATTATGAATTACTTCAATTGTCTGGGGCTTGGTCAAGAGAACGATACATAAAAACACGAAAATTAGAGATGGGAATTCAGGCTATAAGTAGTACAAAAGGAATTTCAAGTAATGATCAAAATCCCTTTATTGCTTTAAAAAGACCTGAAACTACAGAAACTTTAGGCGAAGTAATAGGATTCAGCTTGATTTATAGTGGGAATTTTTTAGCACAAGTTGAAGTTGATACTTATGATGTAGCTAGAGTATCTTTAGGAATAAATCCCTTTGGTTTTACTTGGCATTTAGAAAATAATGAGAGATTCCAAACACCAGAAGCTATTATTGTTTATTCAGACTCTGGTTTAAATAAAATGAGTCAAACTTTTCATAATATTTTTGGAAAAAGATTGGTAAGAGGAGAGTGGAGAGATAAATTCAGACCAATTTTAATAAATAATTGGGAAGGAACTTACTTTGATTTTAATGATGAAAAAATATTAAATATAGCTAAAGCTGCACATAAAATGGGAGTGGAACTTTTTGTTTTAGATGATGGGTGGTTTGGAACAAGAAATGATGATAAACAAGGACTTGGAGATTGGGTTTCAAATAAAAATAAGTTAAAAAATGGAGTAGAAGGTTTATCACATGAAATAGATAAAATTGGAATGAAATTTGGGCTATGGTTTGAGCCAGAAATGGTAAATAAAAATAGTGAACTTTTTAAAAGACACCCAGAGTGGATACTTCATGTTCCTCAACGGAATCAATCACATGGAAGAAATCAATTTGTTCTTGATTATTCAAGAAGAGAGGTTATAGATTACATATATGATATGATGTTTAAAATTATTAAAAACTCTAAAATATCGTATATTAAATGGGATATGAATCGTTATATAACAGAATGTTATTCAGTAGCTTATCCACCACAAAGACAAGGAGAAATTTTTCATAGATATATATTGGGTGTATATGACCTATATGAAAGATTAATTAAAGCTTTTCCAAATATATTATTTGAATCTTGTTCAAGTGGAGGGGCTAGATTTGATCCGGGGATGCTATATTATGCACCACAATGTTGGACTAGTGATGATACAGATGCTATTGAGAGATTAAAAATTCAATATGGGACATCATTAGTCTATCCATTGTCAACAATGGGAGCTCATGTATCAGTAGTTCCTAATCATCAGCTTCAACGTATAACTCCACTTGAAACAAGAGCTGGAGTTGCTTATTTTGGAAATTTTGGTTATGAATTAGATATGAGTAAATTAACTGAAGAAGAAAATAAGAAAATAAAGATACAAATTGATTTTTATAAAAAATATAGACATATTTTTCAATATGGAATATTTTATCGTCTATTAGATCCATTTAAAAATAATATTGTTTCTTGGATGGTAGTAACAGAAGATAGAAGAACAGCAATAGTTGGATATTATAAGATTTTAAATGATGTAAACTGTGCATATAGAAGAATAAAACTTCAAGGGTTAGATCCTGATTTAAAGTACGAAATTTCCAATTTAAACTACCCAGAAGAAATAGCAACAAAATATTGTTATGGTGATGAATTGATGAATATAGGGCTTATAACTACAGATTCATCTTCAGGTCAAGTTTTAGATGGTAGTAGAGTATCACATGATTTTGATTCAACTATTTATATTTTGAAAGTTGAATAG
- a CDS encoding PTS sugar transporter subunit IIB, giving the protein MKKKIYLFCSAGMSTSILANKMQKCADGYNLPVEVKAFPLSEIDSIVKTLNPDCILLGPQVKHTYEETKKMYGVDGTPVAVIDTNDYALVKAENVLKMAVVLVKNSIKNK; this is encoded by the coding sequence ATGAAAAAGAAAATATATTTATTTTGTAGTGCAGGTATGTCAACAAGTATTTTAGCGAATAAAATGCAAAAGTGTGCAGATGGGTATAATCTTCCTGTAGAGGTTAAAGCTTTTCCATTAAGTGAGATAGATAGTATAGTAAAAACTTTGAATCCAGATTGTATTTTATTGGGGCCACAAGTAAAACATACTTATGAAGAAACTAAAAAGATGTATGGTGTAGATGGAACTCCAGTTGCTGTTATAGATACAAATGACTATGCTCTAGTAAAAGCAGAAAATGTGTTGAAAATGGCAGTTGTTTTAGTTAAAAATTCAATTAAAAATAAATAA
- a CDS encoding GntR family transcriptional regulator, producing the protein MLGKQKQIPLYSQLTKALKKYIESNLDFGDKLPSEKEIGEMYSVSRTTVRLAMEELEKCGMIYRLQGKGSFVSDFSSNSLNSFNLIDERTFFTTEYKTESSFKKSLYGLTSILPNNIQEVFNEIEFIRIQYIICLENIPVLLVDYYLNQNIFNDISYENLEKEFIDKICQNKNIVLKRITEDYNIVLSYQELSDKLNLNNNTPLLCINKNFYDVNNELIIIVSKHIVTERFKYKNFLEI; encoded by the coding sequence GTGTTAGGAAAACAGAAACAAATACCTTTGTATAGCCAATTAACTAAAGCTTTAAAAAAATATATTGAGAGTAATTTAGATTTTGGTGATAAATTACCAAGTGAAAAAGAAATAGGAGAAATGTATTCTGTCAGTAGAACAACTGTTAGACTTGCAATGGAAGAGTTAGAAAAGTGTGGTATGATATATAGACTTCAAGGAAAAGGTTCTTTTGTTTCAGATTTTTCATCCAATTCATTAAATTCTTTTAATTTAATTGATGAAAGAACTTTCTTTACTACTGAATATAAGACTGAAAGCTCTTTTAAAAAAAGCTTATATGGGTTAACTAGTATTTTGCCTAATAATATTCAGGAAGTTTTCAATGAGATAGAATTTATAAGAATTCAATATATAATTTGTTTAGAAAATATACCTGTTTTACTCGTAGATTATTATTTAAATCAAAATATTTTTAATGATATAAGTTATGAAAATTTAGAAAAAGAATTTATAGATAAAATATGTCAAAACAAGAATATAGTTTTGAAAAGAATTACAGAGGATTATAATATTGTTTTGTCTTATCAAGAATTGAGTGATAAATTAAATTTGAATAATAACACACCTTTACTCTGCATAAATAAAAACTTTTATGATGTAAATAATGAGTTAATAATAATTGTATCAAAGCATATAGTAACAGAGAGATTTAAATATAAAAATTTTTTAGAAATCTAA
- a CDS encoding PTS sugar transporter subunit IIC, translating to MKNNNLVEKVTYFAGKVGGQRHLLGLRDGMAAAMPLVIIGSFFMLLAQFPFEPFTKWLQKVGLQAFFNKASDSTFGIIGLVISFSVAYHLGSYYKINKFSAGVLSLASFIILTPIYTIDIGAGFPIKYMGSAGMFAGIIIALITTEIYRWFEQNNIMIKMPDSVPPSVSRAFSAIIPGLAIVSFWVIISIILTYLGVENIHSLIQSVLGSTLGLLSNTLPGIILVIFIQCFFWMFGIHGAQVTGPLIEPLLLQASDINRTAYIAGQELPNIITYEFVYNFVFTGGAGCLFAMALLLFFKSKSKENKILGKIALPPTCFQVPESILFGFPIIMNFKIAIPFVLAPITTTIVTYYAMYFGLVAKPIGAIIPWTTPPVIAGFLATGGHISGAIIQIITIAINILIYLPFFLKDDKMKIETEKKAELEKSENDFENVDLNNFTF from the coding sequence ATGAAAAATAATAATTTGGTAGAAAAAGTAACTTATTTTGCTGGAAAAGTTGGAGGACAGCGTCATTTATTAGGATTACGTGATGGAATGGCTGCAGCAATGCCATTAGTTATTATAGGGTCATTTTTTATGTTGTTAGCACAATTCCCTTTTGAACCTTTTACAAAATGGTTACAAAAAGTTGGACTACAAGCTTTTTTTAACAAAGCAAGTGATTCTACATTTGGAATAATAGGTTTAGTTATATCTTTTTCTGTTGCATATCATTTAGGAAGTTATTATAAAATTAATAAGTTTTCAGCAGGAGTTTTATCCTTAGCTTCTTTTATAATATTAACTCCAATTTATACAATTGACATTGGTGCAGGATTCCCAATAAAATATATGGGAAGTGCTGGAATGTTTGCTGGAATAATAATTGCACTAATAACAACAGAAATTTATCGTTGGTTTGAACAAAATAACATTATGATAAAGATGCCAGATTCAGTACCACCAAGCGTAAGTAGAGCTTTTTCGGCAATTATTCCTGGATTAGCAATTGTATCATTTTGGGTAATAATAAGTATAATTTTGACATATTTAGGAGTAGAAAATATACATAGCTTAATACAATCAGTATTGGGATCGACATTAGGGCTATTAAGTAATACATTACCAGGAATAATATTGGTTATTTTTATCCAATGTTTCTTTTGGATGTTTGGAATACATGGAGCACAGGTTACAGGACCATTAATAGAACCATTATTACTACAAGCTTCAGATATAAATAGAACAGCTTATATTGCTGGTCAAGAATTACCAAATATAATAACTTATGAATTTGTATATAATTTTGTATTCACTGGAGGAGCAGGATGCCTATTTGCGATGGCGTTATTACTTTTTTTCAAATCTAAAAGTAAAGAAAATAAAATTTTAGGGAAAATTGCTTTACCACCAACATGTTTTCAAGTACCAGAATCAATATTATTTGGATTTCCAATTATAATGAATTTTAAGATAGCTATTCCGTTTGTATTAGCACCTATTACAACAACAATAGTAACATATTATGCAATGTATTTTGGATTAGTAGCTAAACCAATAGGAGCAATAATACCTTGGACAACACCTCCAGTAATAGCAGGATTTTTAGCAACTGGAGGACATATAAGTGGAGCGATTATTCAAATAATAACAATTGCTATAAATATCCTAATTTATTTGCCTTTCTTCCTTAAAGATGATAAAATGAAAATTGAAACTGAAAAGAAAGCTGAGCTAGAAAAAAGTGAAAACGATTTTGAAAATGTTGATCTAAATAATTTTACATTTTAA